Proteins encoded in a region of the Methyloterricola oryzae genome:
- the glsA gene encoding glutaminase A — MQANSLQEYLESVHRDYAGLDGGEVASYIPELTKADPAWFGIALITVDGHVYQEGDSRQSFTIQSISKAISYGIALEDKGVEAVLKKVGVEPSGEAFNSISLEPDTGRPLNPMINAGAIATVSLIAGDTPVAKMQRMLKTYKDYLGHPVMVDQEVYLSEKSTGHRNRAIAYLLHNSNIIEKDTDEVLDAYFQQCSILVTCRDLALMGATLANDGVNPITGVRALQSCYVPKVLSVMSSCGMYDYSGAWIYEGGMPAKSGVGGGIVAVLPGQFGLAVFSPPLDERGNSVRGLAVCKRISSDFGLHMLHTNRTSAPTVFHSIYDATMVQSKRTRNVEQTRLLAELGHTVCVLELKGDLVFSSAEIVIGESMRLSEKADKLIIDFTRVGTINGGALNLLIDLVRSQYDHGKTVLFTGIANQYVVKKSARGILKNLEELPLLRFDDVDHALEWCEECLLAGQGGVGEGEAPLATQAFCAGFSEPELSALEVMLERRQYAAGDYLCREGEPADCLYFLLQGQVSVSVPLGQRRSGRISTISAGSAFGEMAMLDQGKRSADIIADTDVTCSILDYTRLDHSAMQDDSVAQVRLKLVTNIARGLTKKLRQATLEIKSLRN; from the coding sequence ATGCAAGCCAATTCACTGCAGGAATACCTCGAATCCGTCCACCGCGACTATGCGGGGCTGGATGGCGGCGAGGTTGCCAGTTACATCCCCGAACTGACCAAGGCCGACCCAGCCTGGTTCGGTATCGCCCTGATCACGGTGGACGGGCATGTCTACCAGGAGGGCGACTCCCGCCAGTCCTTCACCATCCAGTCCATATCCAAGGCCATCTCCTATGGCATTGCCCTGGAAGACAAGGGCGTGGAAGCGGTGCTGAAAAAGGTCGGCGTCGAACCCTCCGGGGAGGCATTCAATTCCATCAGTCTGGAGCCCGACACCGGCCGGCCACTGAACCCCATGATCAATGCGGGCGCCATCGCGACGGTCAGTCTCATTGCCGGTGACACCCCCGTCGCCAAGATGCAGCGCATGCTCAAGACCTACAAGGATTACCTGGGTCATCCGGTAATGGTGGACCAGGAGGTCTACCTCTCGGAGAAATCCACCGGTCATCGCAACCGCGCCATCGCCTATCTGCTGCACAACTCCAACATCATTGAAAAGGACACGGACGAGGTCCTGGACGCCTATTTCCAGCAGTGTTCCATCCTGGTCACCTGCCGCGACCTGGCGCTGATGGGGGCGACGCTGGCCAATGACGGGGTCAACCCCATCACCGGCGTGCGCGCGTTGCAGAGTTGCTACGTGCCCAAGGTCCTGAGCGTGATGAGCTCCTGCGGCATGTATGACTATTCCGGCGCCTGGATCTACGAAGGGGGCATGCCGGCCAAGAGCGGCGTGGGCGGCGGCATCGTGGCGGTGCTGCCGGGACAGTTCGGCCTGGCGGTGTTCTCTCCGCCCCTGGACGAGCGAGGCAACAGCGTGCGCGGCCTGGCCGTATGCAAACGGATCTCCTCGGATTTCGGCTTGCACATGCTCCACACCAACCGCACCTCGGCGCCGACGGTGTTCCACTCGATCTACGATGCCACCATGGTGCAGTCCAAGCGCACCCGCAATGTGGAACAGACCCGGTTGCTGGCGGAACTCGGCCACACGGTCTGCGTGCTGGAACTGAAGGGCGACTTGGTGTTCTCCTCGGCCGAGATCGTCATCGGCGAGTCCATGCGCCTGAGTGAGAAAGCGGACAAGTTGATCATCGATTTCACCCGGGTAGGAACGATCAACGGCGGTGCGCTCAACCTGCTCATCGATTTGGTCCGCTCCCAGTACGACCACGGCAAGACCGTGCTCTTCACCGGGATTGCCAACCAATATGTGGTCAAGAAGTCGGCCCGGGGAATCCTGAAGAATCTGGAGGAATTGCCGCTGCTCCGGTTCGATGACGTGGATCATGCCCTGGAGTGGTGCGAGGAGTGCCTGCTGGCCGGCCAGGGGGGTGTTGGCGAAGGCGAAGCGCCGCTGGCGACCCAGGCGTTCTGTGCGGGGTTCAGCGAGCCGGAATTGTCTGCCTTGGAGGTAATGCTGGAGCGGCGCCAATACGCGGCGGGGGACTATTTGTGCCGCGAGGGAGAGCCTGCCGATTGCCTATATTTCCTGCTGCAGGGCCAGGTCAGTGTCAGCGTGCCGCTGGGGCAGCGCAGGTCCGGGCGCATTTCGACCATATCAGCGGGGTCCGCATTCGGCGAAATGGCGATGCTGGATCAAGGCAAGCGTTCCGCCGACATCATCGCAGACACCGACGTGACCTGTTCCATCCTTGACTACACGCGTCTGGATCATTCGGCGATGCAGGATGACTCGGTCGCCCAGGTCCGCCTCAAGCTGGTCACCAACATCGCGCGAGGCCTGACCAAGAAGCTGCGCCAGGCCACCCTGGAGATCAAGTCGCTGCGCAACTGA
- a CDS encoding glycosyltransferase family 2 protein — protein sequence MSDQKLAIVIPAYKAEYFDQTLASIAWQSDTRFTLYIGDDASTEDLSSIVEKYNSRIDIVYRRFPENLGGKSLVRQWMRCVDLTHEEWIWVFGDDDIMPKDAVKSFYDFLHSDTRFDVVRFNLAVIDHQGEILYGATSHPGHESSAQFASRVLDRSCRSSASEFIFSRDVYLGTGGFVEFPLGWASDVASWIRFGMEKGIYTIGNEPVRWRLSGNNLSSRQDDHVYLHKIDACIEFTGFLRQHFKLPEDVLFDWMFFHFSLLTKGRRKLNKKLMHIKFVGKVAASRPGSVPAMLRFYKNRKCTYFRKKLWSLRYDLPFGPQ from the coding sequence ATGTCTGATCAAAAGCTTGCAATTGTGATACCTGCCTATAAGGCTGAATATTTTGACCAGACACTGGCTTCAATTGCCTGGCAAAGCGATACTCGGTTCACATTATACATTGGGGATGATGCAAGTACCGAGGATCTCTCTTCAATTGTCGAAAAATACAATAGCCGTATCGATATAGTATATCGAAGGTTTCCTGAAAATCTAGGTGGCAAATCCCTGGTAAGGCAGTGGATGCGATGTGTCGACCTGACACACGAAGAATGGATTTGGGTATTTGGAGACGATGACATCATGCCGAAGGATGCCGTGAAATCTTTTTATGACTTCTTGCATTCGGACACCAGGTTCGATGTGGTGCGTTTCAACTTGGCAGTCATCGATCATCAGGGGGAAATACTTTACGGTGCCACGAGTCATCCGGGCCACGAGTCGTCAGCCCAGTTTGCTTCCAGGGTCTTGGATAGAAGTTGCCGTAGCTCCGCCTCCGAGTTTATTTTCTCGCGAGATGTCTATCTCGGCACAGGCGGCTTTGTGGAATTTCCTCTCGGCTGGGCAAGTGATGTGGCCAGTTGGATACGATTTGGTATGGAAAAGGGCATTTATACCATCGGTAATGAGCCAGTGCGGTGGAGGTTGAGCGGAAACAACTTATCGTCCAGGCAGGATGATCATGTGTACTTGCATAAAATTGACGCGTGCATAGAGTTTACCGGCTTCCTCAGGCAGCATTTCAAACTTCCGGAAGATGTCTTGTTTGATTGGATGTTCTTCCATTTCTCGCTGCTGACTAAAGGGCGGCGTAAATTAAATAAGAAACTGATGCATATCAAGTTTGTGGGCAAAGTGGCGGCCAGTAGGCCGGGCTCAGTGCCAGCCATGCTGAGGTTCTATAAAAATAGAAAGTGTACCTACTTCAGGAAAAAGCTTTGGAGCCTTAGGTACGATTTACCATTTGGGCCACAGTGA
- a CDS encoding putative Ig domain-containing protein: MYVVAVMQVPAAHGDTSTNLMATPRPSIQVTSPAPGEIRSPGAAGDIRWEFHGFSPRRMLRIALSTDGGMSWQPLARVKAGKRVWNWIPGAAGQNGASRTLIQVCLQRPGKRKLCGQTLSPFVLQEKASARPAEIGPPVVSLPGPQTSTVGIAVSLPVRATSESQSRLNFSASGLPVGLSIDHLSGFIAGTPTAEGDWNVSVSATDLEGGSTTVQFPWTVKRLEVSGSAVQLGSIAARPRSVGEAVSYAATASGGLNLRFSWLFGDGTAQTQPTTLPTAFHRFERPGRFAVSVMAHQNGKIVAIQQFVQAIHNPVTAGRPQASTSILYEPSTKRVWNVNQDGGSVTAYDTLEHVKVAEVQVGADPRTLALAPDGRLWVINRRSASISIIDVTSMAVVRTANLPSASQPYGLVFDPSGRHAYVSLEAMGLVLRLDPVSAYETGRLAVGDAPRHLSVDGKGDRLFVSRFITPPLPGEGSVQVRTVDAGGKPVGGEVVVVDTTAMSVASTVILQHNDTPDNPSGGRGVPNYLGAAVIAPDGRSAWVPSKQDNIMRGKLRDGLDLTFHWTTRSIASRIDLETLTEDFPSRLDFRNSGFANAAIFDPGGNYLFVAQETSREIAVVDAYGYQELLRMDTGMAPNGLALSDDGRQLFIHNFMDRSVSIYDVGAVTQDGRLEAKRVGDYQAVAVEALSPQVLRGKQLFYDARDPRLAKDGFLSCGACHSDGGHDGRTWDFTGFGEGLRNTTTLEGRAGTGHGRMHWTGNFDEVQDFEGQIRNFAGGTGLMSDAEFQVGSRSQPLGDPKAGVSADLDALAAYLESLSAFVPSPYRPADESLTAPAEAGRALFLARQCDQCHGGQTLTDSINDTQNPLHDVGTIKQPESGRRLNGPLSGFDTPSLRGVWNTAPYLHDGSAATLGESIRLHAESVTHGSLENDEVNALESYLKELDGRAP, encoded by the coding sequence TTGTACGTTGTCGCAGTCATGCAGGTTCCGGCCGCGCATGGCGATACGTCGACGAACCTGATGGCGACCCCGCGACCGTCGATTCAGGTGACCTCGCCGGCGCCTGGCGAGATTCGCTCACCCGGTGCCGCTGGCGACATCCGCTGGGAGTTCCATGGGTTTTCTCCCCGCCGGATGCTGCGCATAGCGCTTTCCACAGACGGAGGCATGTCGTGGCAGCCGCTGGCGCGCGTCAAGGCAGGCAAGCGCGTCTGGAACTGGATCCCCGGCGCGGCCGGGCAAAACGGTGCTTCCAGGACCTTGATCCAAGTTTGCCTCCAGCGCCCGGGCAAGAGGAAATTGTGCGGTCAGACGCTGTCACCTTTCGTACTGCAAGAGAAGGCCTCCGCGCGACCGGCCGAAATTGGCCCGCCCGTGGTGTCATTACCCGGGCCTCAAACATCGACGGTCGGCATCGCGGTCAGCTTGCCTGTTCGGGCGACCAGTGAAAGTCAGAGCCGACTGAATTTCAGCGCCAGCGGACTCCCCGTCGGTTTGTCGATCGACCATCTGAGCGGGTTCATTGCCGGCACGCCGACGGCTGAGGGGGATTGGAATGTAAGCGTCAGTGCTACTGATCTCGAGGGGGGCAGCACGACCGTCCAGTTCCCATGGACCGTCAAACGCTTGGAAGTGTCTGGCTCGGCGGTCCAACTGGGCTCAATTGCCGCGCGGCCACGATCGGTGGGGGAAGCCGTTAGTTATGCGGCGACGGCCAGCGGTGGCTTAAACCTTCGATTCTCGTGGCTTTTCGGCGATGGCACTGCACAGACGCAGCCCACGACCTTGCCGACGGCTTTCCACCGTTTCGAGCGCCCCGGGCGCTTCGCGGTGAGCGTCATGGCGCATCAGAATGGCAAGATTGTCGCCATCCAGCAATTCGTTCAGGCGATCCATAATCCCGTGACGGCCGGTAGGCCGCAGGCCTCTACCAGCATCCTGTATGAGCCATCCACCAAGCGGGTGTGGAATGTGAACCAGGACGGTGGCAGCGTGACGGCTTACGATACCCTTGAGCACGTAAAGGTCGCCGAGGTTCAAGTGGGTGCCGACCCGCGCACGCTGGCGCTGGCGCCGGATGGACGGCTGTGGGTAATTAACCGGCGCTCGGCGAGCATCAGCATCATCGACGTCACTTCGATGGCCGTTGTCCGCACGGCCAATCTGCCATCGGCCTCACAGCCCTACGGACTGGTATTCGATCCCAGCGGCCGGCATGCCTACGTGAGCCTGGAAGCCATGGGCTTGGTCCTGCGCCTGGATCCGGTCAGTGCCTACGAAACCGGCCGCCTTGCCGTGGGCGATGCTCCCCGGCACCTGTCCGTGGATGGCAAAGGCGATCGCTTGTTTGTTTCTCGCTTTATCACGCCGCCTTTGCCCGGGGAGGGGAGCGTTCAAGTCAGAACGGTCGATGCTGGCGGAAAGCCAGTCGGCGGCGAGGTTGTGGTCGTTGATACCACGGCGATGAGCGTCGCAAGCACCGTGATCCTGCAGCACAACGATACTCCCGATAATCCTTCCGGCGGCCGGGGTGTTCCCAACTATCTGGGCGCGGCGGTTATTGCGCCGGATGGCAGAAGCGCCTGGGTGCCGTCCAAGCAGGACAACATCATGCGTGGCAAGCTGCGAGATGGCCTGGACCTCACCTTTCACTGGACAACGCGCAGCATCGCTTCGCGCATCGATCTCGAAACTTTGACCGAGGATTTTCCGTCCCGTCTGGATTTTCGCAACAGTGGCTTCGCGAACGCTGCCATCTTCGATCCCGGCGGCAACTACCTGTTCGTGGCGCAGGAAACCAGCCGTGAAATAGCTGTCGTTGATGCATATGGCTACCAGGAACTCCTGCGCATGGATACCGGCATGGCGCCAAACGGCCTCGCGCTGTCGGACGACGGGCGTCAGCTCTTCATTCACAATTTCATGGATCGCAGCGTGAGCATCTACGACGTCGGTGCCGTTACTCAGGATGGCAGGCTCGAGGCCAAGCGCGTGGGGGACTATCAGGCGGTAGCCGTGGAGGCGTTGTCACCCCAGGTCCTGCGTGGCAAGCAACTTTTCTACGACGCCCGCGACCCGAGGCTTGCAAAGGATGGCTTCTTGAGTTGCGGCGCCTGTCACAGCGACGGGGGACATGACGGGCGCACCTGGGATTTCACCGGTTTTGGCGAGGGATTGCGGAACACGACGACCCTGGAAGGCCGGGCGGGAACCGGGCACGGGCGTATGCACTGGACCGGTAATTTCGACGAGGTGCAGGATTTTGAGGGCCAGATTCGCAACTTCGCTGGCGGTACCGGCCTCATGAGCGATGCGGAATTTCAAGTCGGCAGCCGTTCGCAGCCGCTCGGTGATCCGAAGGCTGGCGTGAGCGCGGATCTGGATGCGCTCGCGGCTTATCTGGAATCGCTGTCCGCTTTTGTCCCCAGTCCCTATCGGCCCGCGGATGAGAGCCTGACCGCGCCCGCCGAAGCCGGGCGGGCTTTATTCCTGGCGCGGCAGTGCGATCAGTGTCATGGGGGGCAGACACTTACGGACAGCATAAACGACACGCAGAATCCCTTGCATGACGTCGGCACGATAAAGCAGCCCGAAAGTGGACGGCGGCTTAATGGACCCTTAAGCGGTTTCGACACGCCAAGCCTGCGTGGCGTCTGGAATACGGCCCCTTATCTGCACGATGGGTCGGCTGCGACCTTGGGAGAATCCATTCGCTTACATGCGGAGAGTGTGACGCATGGCTCCCTGGAGAATGATGAGGTGAACGCACTGGAATCTTATTTGAAGGAACTGGATGGGCGGGCGCCGTAA
- a CDS encoding galactose oxidase-like domain-containing protein, translating to MLPNGKILIWSSWDKDAFTYGTGESSSNPAQQQTQTQIYDPASGAVSGLITVTNTGHDMFCPGTAFLEDGRLLVSGGGGGGVGPFVTNTSIYDFASDQWYGDARMHYERWYNTAVTLADGDVFTLGGRNDALGYNDPGELWSSGQGWAVLPGTPVKPMTDGVGGRSNEHPKLFLAPNGRLFAAGPSPRLRYYDTIGNGHVDADFVYRADDSLAQNNVSVMFDERKILAAGGSKGYDIGSTALATRNSYVIEVGDTIQETIPRKIQSMTRPRTFANGVILPDGQVLVVGGLDKGRNFWDVGAQTVPELFDPVTETWSDMADQVTPRTYHSVALLMPDGRVFSAGGGYCKPVVDCPDSLNHRDGQLYSPPYLFKGARPVISDAPAAVGYNGSFDVKASADTARFTMVRLSATTHGVNTDQRIIKPGSRSDGHGGFLLNGPTSGNLAPPGYYMLFALNASGVPSVAKFVQITRGAAELTNPGNQSSIAGAAVNVAIDARSPAGKTLRYSAVGLPQGIVINTASGVISGRPAVAEARNVVVTVSDGTSEASAGFTWSVNQPAATPTPLPTAAPTPAPSGKPGASPKPTPKASPKVSPKASPAPTDAPAPSGGADLSIRLRGPKQVKGNEAGKIARYVVVVLNKSKVLAQSTSVTVNYASGLGLVTKPTYCAEAGSGRLVCDLGDLRQHRSKRFGIKLRFAPGTATVETSASVACSASPDPDGANNSASRLTLIN from the coding sequence ATGCTGCCGAATGGCAAGATTCTCATCTGGTCCTCCTGGGACAAGGACGCTTTCACCTACGGGACCGGCGAATCCAGCAGCAATCCGGCGCAGCAGCAGACGCAGACCCAGATCTACGATCCGGCGAGCGGAGCCGTCAGTGGCCTGATCACCGTGACTAATACGGGCCATGACATGTTCTGTCCGGGCACCGCGTTTCTCGAAGACGGGCGTCTGCTGGTCAGCGGTGGCGGCGGCGGCGGTGTTGGACCCTTCGTCACCAACACCAGCATCTATGATTTCGCCTCCGACCAGTGGTACGGCGATGCCCGTATGCATTATGAACGCTGGTACAACACCGCGGTCACGTTGGCCGACGGTGATGTCTTCACGCTCGGCGGAAGAAACGACGCGCTCGGTTACAACGATCCGGGAGAACTGTGGTCTAGCGGTCAGGGCTGGGCTGTGCTGCCGGGCACTCCTGTCAAGCCCATGACCGATGGGGTCGGTGGCCGCAGCAACGAACATCCCAAGCTCTTCCTCGCACCGAACGGCCGGTTGTTCGCGGCTGGTCCAAGCCCCAGGCTGCGTTACTACGACACCATCGGCAACGGGCATGTGGATGCGGATTTCGTCTATCGTGCCGACGACAGCCTCGCCCAGAACAATGTCTCTGTGATGTTTGATGAGCGCAAGATCCTCGCGGCCGGGGGGAGCAAGGGCTATGACATCGGATCCACTGCTCTTGCAACCCGGAACAGCTACGTCATCGAAGTCGGCGACACCATCCAGGAGACCATTCCACGGAAGATCCAGTCCATGACGCGCCCGCGTACATTCGCGAACGGTGTAATCCTGCCCGACGGACAGGTTTTGGTCGTGGGCGGCCTGGATAAGGGCCGTAATTTCTGGGACGTGGGCGCACAAACCGTGCCGGAACTGTTTGATCCCGTTACGGAAACCTGGTCGGACATGGCTGATCAGGTGACACCTAGAACCTATCACTCCGTTGCGCTGCTGATGCCAGACGGGCGGGTGTTTTCCGCGGGCGGTGGGTACTGCAAACCCGTTGTGGATTGCCCTGACTCCCTGAACCACCGCGACGGCCAATTGTATAGCCCGCCCTATTTGTTCAAGGGGGCGCGGCCCGTAATCTCGGACGCCCCGGCGGCGGTCGGCTACAACGGCAGTTTCGACGTGAAGGCCAGCGCAGACACCGCACGTTTTACGATGGTGCGCCTGTCGGCGACAACCCACGGTGTCAACACGGACCAGCGTATCATCAAGCCCGGGTCCAGAAGTGACGGGCATGGAGGGTTCCTGCTGAACGGACCGACCAGCGGCAACCTTGCGCCGCCCGGTTACTACATGCTGTTCGCACTGAATGCCAGTGGTGTGCCATCGGTGGCAAAGTTCGTGCAAATCACGCGTGGTGCCGCAGAATTGACCAACCCGGGCAATCAGTCCAGCATCGCAGGGGCGGCGGTGAACGTTGCCATCGATGCCAGATCGCCCGCCGGCAAGACCTTGCGCTACAGCGCGGTCGGGCTGCCCCAGGGTATCGTCATCAATACCGCCAGTGGCGTGATCAGCGGTCGCCCGGCCGTGGCGGAGGCCCGTAACGTGGTCGTGACCGTCAGCGATGGCACCAGCGAGGCAAGCGCCGGTTTTACCTGGAGCGTCAACCAACCAGCCGCTACGCCCACGCCGCTGCCGACCGCTGCCCCAACGCCGGCCCCGAGTGGCAAGCCGGGCGCTTCGCCCAAACCAACTCCCAAGGCCAGTCCCAAGGTCAGTCCCAAGGCCAGTCCCGCACCCACCGATGCTCCCGCGCCATCCGGTGGCGCCGATCTGTCCATCCGCTTGCGGGGGCCGAAGCAAGTCAAGGGTAACGAGGCGGGCAAGATCGCTCGTTATGTGGTTGTCGTCCTAAACAAGTCCAAAGTGCTGGCGCAATCCACATCGGTAACCGTGAATTATGCCAGCGGACTTGGGTTGGTCACGAAGCCGACGTACTGCGCGGAGGCCGGCAGCGGTCGGCTGGTCTGCGACCTGGGTGACCTGCGCCAGCACAGATCCAAGCGCTTCGGCATCAAACTCAGGTTCGCGCCAGGTACCGCTACCGTGGAGACCAGCGCCAGTGTGGCCTGCAGCGCATCGCCCGATCCGGATGGCGCAAACAACAGCGCGTCGCGCCTGACGCTCATCAACTGA
- a CDS encoding FG-GAP-like repeat-containing protein: protein MSKHMAGMIDKPLTLAILSTGLAVGVVPAIAAVPEFGPVTTSPAGLHAHAVRIADLNGDGKQDLVVANALDNTVSRLLGNGDGSFGAKADFATTSPEPKSIAIGDLNGDGNLDVVTANQNFPKGVLGPGSVTVLLGNGDGSFESGVGYSAVQGAHEAAIGDVDKDGKLDIVVVGWNEANVAVLKGNGAGGFAAPVKFPVGTAPHSVVIADFDGDGNLDLATANHIETTGTVSLLLGNGAGSFQTKQTPSVGSQPHSIRSGDLNGDHIPDLVTANDASNNVSVLIGQGDGTFATRVNYAAGTTPKSVFLADMNGDGHLDILTANIYGNYPTLKHTGGDTVAILLGNGDGTFQPKAEFIMGQGPFSVVAGDVNGDGLPDLATANWHDATASIRLLGNDLAVNLADTPDPVAAGGNLTYSAQVSNKGPFAASGVKLSITPAVGSSVQSSGGCGSSGSALVCNIGALPAGGTASRTITVSPAKAGGINALASVSAAQYDANPGDNQASAVTTVSGSTATPAPSSKPTPAPTAPPKGSPAPSASPTTHPSPAPTSTPTPTPTASPLPQPGPTLSADLSVSLRGPQKLKLHSAGAVARYVVTVRNKSGVAAALTSLRFEFPAGLQVLASPAGCAESAAGGLVCDLGTLPKHWYKRLSFKFRAGQPGEFTSAVTTSSAAASDPDDTNNSALKLTRVR, encoded by the coding sequence ATGAGTAAGCATATGGCCGGAATGATCGACAAGCCGCTGACCCTTGCAATTCTGAGCACCGGCTTGGCCGTAGGCGTTGTGCCGGCGATTGCCGCGGTCCCCGAGTTTGGTCCAGTGACCACTTCTCCAGCGGGCCTGCATGCCCACGCCGTGCGAATCGCCGACCTGAACGGCGACGGCAAACAGGACCTGGTGGTGGCCAACGCGCTGGACAATACGGTCAGCCGGCTGTTGGGCAATGGCGACGGCAGCTTTGGCGCGAAGGCTGATTTTGCCACCACGTCGCCGGAACCCAAATCCATTGCGATTGGAGACTTGAACGGCGACGGAAATCTGGACGTTGTGACAGCCAATCAGAATTTTCCGAAAGGGGTCCTCGGTCCTGGCAGTGTCACGGTCCTGCTGGGCAATGGCGACGGCAGTTTCGAGTCCGGAGTCGGCTACTCTGCGGTTCAGGGTGCCCACGAGGCCGCCATTGGCGATGTCGACAAAGATGGGAAGCTCGACATAGTTGTGGTCGGCTGGAACGAGGCCAACGTGGCGGTGCTGAAGGGCAACGGCGCTGGAGGCTTTGCTGCGCCGGTCAAGTTCCCGGTAGGCACCGCGCCGCATTCAGTCGTGATCGCCGACTTTGATGGCGACGGTAACCTTGACCTGGCGACAGCCAACCACATCGAGACCACGGGCACCGTGAGTCTGCTGTTGGGAAATGGCGCGGGAAGTTTTCAAACCAAGCAGACGCCATCCGTCGGCTCGCAGCCGCATTCAATTCGTTCCGGCGACCTGAATGGCGATCATATTCCCGATCTGGTCACGGCGAACGATGCCTCAAACAATGTGAGCGTCCTGATCGGCCAGGGCGATGGCACTTTTGCCACTCGGGTGAACTACGCCGCGGGCACCACGCCGAAGTCGGTTTTCCTGGCCGACATGAATGGCGACGGGCACCTCGATATCCTGACCGCGAATATCTACGGGAACTACCCGACTCTCAAACATACCGGCGGCGATACGGTCGCGATCCTGCTGGGCAACGGCGATGGCACTTTCCAGCCCAAGGCCGAATTCATCATGGGGCAGGGGCCATTTTCTGTCGTCGCCGGCGATGTCAATGGCGATGGACTGCCAGACCTCGCCACTGCTAACTGGCATGACGCCACGGCTAGCATACGCCTGCTCGGCAACGACCTGGCTGTCAACTTGGCCGACACGCCGGATCCCGTCGCCGCCGGCGGCAATCTGACCTACAGCGCACAGGTCAGTAACAAAGGCCCATTCGCCGCGAGCGGCGTCAAATTGAGCATCACCCCGGCCGTCGGCTCCTCCGTGCAGTCTTCCGGTGGCTGCGGTTCATCGGGTAGCGCCCTGGTGTGCAACATCGGCGCGTTGCCGGCAGGCGGCACAGCCAGTCGGACCATTACGGTTTCGCCGGCAAAAGCGGGCGGCATCAATGCACTGGCGTCGGTATCGGCCGCGCAATACGACGCCAATCCAGGTGACAACCAGGCCAGCGCCGTTACCACAGTCAGTGGCAGCACCGCCACGCCGGCACCTTCATCGAAACCCACGCCTGCCCCGACTGCCCCGCCCAAGGGCTCGCCGGCGCCGTCCGCATCGCCTACGACGCATCCCTCACCGGCCCCCACGTCCACGCCCACGCCCACGCCGACTGCCAGCCCGCTGCCGCAGCCCGGTCCGACCCTATCGGCCGACCTGTCCGTGAGCCTGCGTGGACCCCAGAAGCTTAAGCTGCACAGCGCCGGTGCCGTGGCGCGCTATGTAGTGACGGTGCGCAACAAATCCGGGGTGGCGGCTGCGCTGACCTCGCTTCGCTTTGAGTTCCCGGCCGGCCTGCAAGTATTGGCCAGCCCGGCTGGCTGCGCAGAGTCCGCCGCGGGCGGCCTCGTATGCGACTTGGGAACATTGCCGAAGCATTGGTACAAGCGCCTGAGCTTCAAGTTCCGGGCCGGTCAGCCGGGAGAGTTCACCTCGGCCGTCACGACCTCGAGCGCAGCTGCCAGCGATCCGGACGATACGAATAACTCCGCATTGAAGCTGACCCGGGTCAGATGA
- a CDS encoding TIGR01777 family oxidoreductase, producing the protein MKILITGGTGFIGKSLCQALLAQGHDVTVFSRQPEDRVRALCGASVGALSDLRSLPAEIRFDAIINMAGEGIADRRWSEARKQQLWDSRIGVTGDLIAFIAGMEERPKLLLSGSAVGYYGNRGDTVLDESADPGEDFSHRLCAAWEREALRAEDLGLRTCIIRTGLVVGPGGGFLSRMLPMFKLGLGGPIGDGKQCMSWIHLDDHIGLTLRLLNETSASGIYNATAPNPVTNREFTRCLAQVLGRPAFLPAPAALLRLVLGEMAELLLGGQRALPKRLMELGFEFRYPHLQEALEDVLGRTR; encoded by the coding sequence GTGAAAATACTTATTACAGGCGGCACCGGCTTCATCGGCAAGAGCCTGTGCCAGGCGCTTTTGGCGCAAGGGCATGATGTGACGGTGTTCAGTCGTCAGCCTGAAGACAGGGTACGCGCCCTTTGTGGAGCAAGCGTCGGCGCGTTGTCTGACCTGCGGTCCTTGCCGGCCGAAATCCGCTTCGACGCCATCATCAATATGGCGGGCGAAGGGATCGCGGATCGCCGCTGGAGTGAGGCGCGCAAGCAGCAGCTATGGGATAGCCGCATCGGCGTGACAGGCGACCTGATTGCATTCATAGCGGGCATGGAGGAGCGGCCCAAGCTCCTGTTGAGCGGCTCCGCCGTGGGCTACTACGGCAACCGGGGGGACACCGTCCTCGACGAGTCGGCTGATCCCGGCGAGGATTTCAGCCACCGACTGTGCGCGGCATGGGAAAGGGAGGCACTGCGCGCGGAAGACTTGGGGCTGCGCACTTGCATCATTCGGACCGGTCTTGTCGTCGGGCCCGGCGGGGGCTTTTTGAGCCGCATGCTGCCGATGTTCAAGCTTGGCCTAGGTGGTCCCATCGGCGATGGGAAACAATGCATGAGCTGGATCCACTTGGACGACCATATTGGACTGACGCTGCGGCTGCTGAATGAGACCTCCGCCAGCGGCATTTACAACGCCACCGCGCCCAACCCCGTCACCAACCGGGAGTTCACGCGCTGCCTGGCCCAGGTTCTGGGCCGGCCGGCCTTCCTGCCCGCTCCCGCCGCCCTCCTGCGCCTCGTCCTGGGCGAAATGGCGGAACTGCTGCTCGGCGGCCAGCGTGCGTTGCCGAAAAGGCTGATGGAGCTTGGATTCGAGTTCCGCTACCCGCACCTGCAGGAAGCCCTGGAGGACGTTCTAGGACGAACACGATGA